AGGTGTTCCCGACGCGGATATTTTTATTGCCTTTAGCGCAGGCACATTTTTGATGCGCAGCGCAGGTTGCGTGGTGAATGACTTTGCCGACCGCAATTTTGACGGTGCAGTAGAGCGCACCAAAAACCGCCCGTTTGCCAAAGGTTTGGTTTCTAAAATCGAAGCGCTGCTTTTGACAGTCATGCTGTGTCTGATGGCGGCTTTATGCTTGGTGCAGCTCAACCGCTTTACTTGGCTGATGAGCCTTCCGGCCTTGTTCCTTGCCATCACATATCCCTTTACCAAACGCTTTTTCCCGTTGCCGCAGTTTTATTTAGGACTGGCATTTTCATTCGGCATTCCCATGACCTTTGCCGCCGTGCAAGGCAGAGTGCCTCCCGAAGCGTGGCTGATGTTTACCGCCAATGCCTTATGGACGCTGGCTTACGACACGATTTATGCCATGGCGGACAAAGAAGACGATTTGAAAATCGGCATTAAAACTTCGGCAATCACATTTGGCCATCACGATATTACCGCCTCTATGCTTTGCCATTTTTGGTTTACCGTATTGATGGCGGTATTGGGTATTAAAATCGGCGCAACTTGGCCGTATTGGTTGATATTGCCGATAACTGTTTATTGGCAGTATCAGCAATATGTTGTCATCCGTACGCGTAATCGCCAGTTGTGTTTCCAAACGTTTTTGGCCAACAACCGCATCGGTTTGGCGTGGTTTTGCGGATTGGTCTGCCATTATTTCTGGTTGTTTTTGG
This region of Neisseria subflava genomic DNA includes:
- the ubiA gene encoding 4-hydroxybenzoate octaprenyltransferase; its protein translation is MNIRRFFLQFLPRYAVGRMVIYAKLMRIDKPIGTLLLLWPTYWALWIASKGVPDADIFIAFSAGTFLMRSAGCVVNDFADRNFDGAVERTKNRPFAKGLVSKIEALLLTVMLCLMAALCLVQLNRFTWLMSLPALFLAITYPFTKRFFPLPQFYLGLAFSFGIPMTFAAVQGRVPPEAWLMFTANALWTLAYDTIYAMADKEDDLKIGIKTSAITFGHHDITASMLCHFWFTVLMAVLGIKIGATWPYWLILPITVYWQYQQYVVIRTRNRQLCFQTFLANNRIGLAWFCGLVCHYFWLFLVSKLF